The window ACTTTGAAATAGTGAAGGACATCCTGCTGTTCCAGATAGCGCCTGATCGTGGCGCCGGGTGAGTACATGGTATCGGAAATAATGGCCAGATCATAGTACATGGCCAGATTGGCGAGCGCCGGTTTCAGTCCTTCTGCCAGCGCGGGCGGACCCAGGAACAGAGATTCCCGGAACGCCTCAGCAAGTTCATCCATTTCTTCCGGCCGGGCGGGGATGGCCAGCACTTCAAGCATTTTTTCCACCAGTTCGCGGGTAGTTTTGGTTCGCTGGTTGCCGAACCATTCCGCATCAAACGCACTGGATACCTCCCTCCGGGCATTCTGAACGGCTTCATCGGTCAGTTCCTTTTCGTATTCCCTTGCCAGTCTGCGAAGGGCCTGCATGCGGGCTTCATGACGTTTTTCTCCATTGGAATCGGCATGTACAAGGGTGTTCCAGAAATCGATGCTGACCATCTTGCTGTTCATAGTGTCGGGAGTGTTTGTGATATGATAGGTTGGTTGTGAGTGTGAAATCTGCCGGAAGTGCACGCTCCGGTTAGTAGCAATCATGCTGAAACCGCTTAAAAGCGGCGGAAGTTCCTCGAGCGGATATGAATGGCAACATCTGTCCGGCCGCAGCCATTCAGAGAATAATTTGTGACGATATAGCGTTGCTTGTGCTGCTTGAAAAAACGGAATGACGGTTCGGATTCATCATAATGTTGGATTGGACACATCATCAGTACATTCTTTACTGTGCGGTTGTCAATCTGCCCGTCGAGTAGTAACTTATCCGGGATTGAAATGGACGTTAACCGGGCTGCCCATGGCACAACTCTTACTCAGCAGCGAAGATCTGGATCGCACCTGTCAGCGGCTGGCACACCAGTTTGTAGAGCCGTTCGATGACCCGGGATCGCTGGCCATCATCGGAATGCAGACCCGTGGCGTGGATATTGCCCGGCGGATTAACGGATACATCAAGCAGTTTTTTTCCGTCGACGTGCCGATGGGCGTCC of the Natronogracilivirga saccharolytica genome contains:
- a CDS encoding HAD family hydrolase; this translates as MIATNRSVHFRQISHSQPTYHITNTPDTMNSKMVSIDFWNTLVHADSNGEKRHEARMQALRRLAREYEKELTDEAVQNARREVSSAFDAEWFGNQRTKTTRELVEKMLEVLAIPARPEEMDELAEAFRESLFLGPPALAEGLKPALANLAMYYDLAIISDTMYSPGATIRRYLEQQDVLHYFKVFAFSDEVGVSKPHEKAYRTVLDALQASPEHSFHVGDMQRTDIAGAKSVGMKAVLYTGISDKDKPENSADYVCETWEAIADILVSEIA